Genomic DNA from Longimicrobium sp.:
CCGTAGGTTCGGGCGAGGAGGTGGTCCATGGCTGAGAAGCGAAGGCAGTACACGCGCGAGTTCAAGGTGGAGGCGGTGCGGCTGGCGACGAGCGGAGAGAAGAAGCCGGCACAGGTAGCACGCGAGTTGGGGGTCCGACCTGA
This window encodes:
- a CDS encoding transposase encodes the protein MAEKRRQYTREFKVEAVRLATSGEKKPAQVARELGVRP